One Sodalis praecaptivus DNA segment encodes these proteins:
- a CDS encoding MFS transporter, protein MPTPTTAPARQAGFINVVRVISGNFLEMYDFMVFGYYASAIAATFFPAGTPFASLMLTMMTFGAGFLMRPLGALVLGAYIDRRGRRAGLVLTLGLMAFGTLTIACVPGYATLGLLAPALVLAGRLLQGFSAGVELGGVSVYLAEIAPAGRKGLYISWQSASQQLAVIFAALLGMTLNHYVGAEMMSRWGWRIPFIVGCLILPCLFWIRRMLEESEAFQKRRPPPRTREIFHSVARSWPLIALGVCMVAATTVSFYMITAFTPTYGKAILHFSAEESFIVTLGVGLSNLFWLPLMGALSDRIGRRPLLLTFTSLMLLTSYPVLYWLADAPTLQRLIAAELWLSFLYAGYNAAMVVTLTEIMPAEVRATGFSMAYSLATAIFGGFTPAIASVLIHQSGDNALPGVWLSLAGLLGLMAALLLPRLYRAGAMTTAYSSPVIRTLRQK, encoded by the coding sequence ATGCCTACGCCTACTACCGCGCCGGCCCGGCAGGCCGGCTTCATCAACGTGGTCAGAGTGATCAGCGGTAACTTTCTAGAAATGTATGATTTTATGGTATTTGGCTATTATGCCAGCGCCATAGCCGCCACCTTTTTCCCTGCCGGAACGCCTTTTGCCTCATTGATGTTGACCATGATGACCTTTGGCGCCGGCTTTCTGATGCGCCCGCTGGGCGCGCTGGTGCTTGGCGCCTATATCGACCGCCGCGGCAGGCGTGCCGGGCTGGTATTGACGCTGGGACTTATGGCGTTCGGCACGCTGACCATCGCCTGCGTACCCGGCTACGCCACTCTCGGCTTGCTGGCGCCGGCGCTGGTGCTTGCCGGCCGGCTACTGCAGGGGTTTTCCGCCGGCGTTGAACTGGGGGGCGTGTCGGTCTATCTGGCGGAAATCGCGCCCGCCGGCAGAAAAGGGCTGTACATCAGTTGGCAGTCCGCCAGTCAGCAGCTCGCGGTCATTTTTGCCGCCCTGCTAGGCATGACGCTCAATCATTACGTCGGCGCGGAGATGATGTCGCGTTGGGGGTGGCGTATTCCATTTATCGTCGGCTGTCTGATCCTGCCCTGCCTGTTTTGGATCCGGCGCATGCTGGAGGAAAGCGAGGCATTCCAAAAACGCCGCCCACCGCCGCGCACCCGCGAGATTTTCCACTCGGTGGCGCGCAGCTGGCCGCTGATAGCCCTTGGCGTTTGCATGGTTGCCGCCACCACCGTCTCGTTTTATATGATCACCGCTTTTACCCCGACCTATGGCAAAGCGATACTTCATTTCAGCGCCGAGGAAAGTTTTATTGTTACGTTAGGCGTAGGTCTCTCCAATCTTTTCTGGCTGCCGCTGATGGGAGCGCTATCGGATAGAATCGGTCGCCGCCCGCTGTTGCTGACCTTTACCAGCCTGATGCTGCTGACGTCCTATCCGGTACTCTACTGGCTGGCGGACGCGCCTACCTTGCAGCGTCTCATTGCCGCGGAGCTCTGGCTCTCCTTTCTCTACGCCGGCTACAATGCCGCCATGGTAGTCACGCTGACGGAAATCATGCCCGCCGAGGTGCGCGCCACCGGTTTTTCCATGGCCTACAGTTTAGCGACAGCGATCTTTGGCGGCTTCACCCCCGCCATCGCGAGTGTGCTTATTCATCAAAGCGGCGACAATGCGCTGCCTGGCGTTTGGCTATCGCTAGCGGGCTTGCTGGGGTTAATGGCCGCGCTGCTATTGCCAAGATTATACCGAGCCGGCGCCATGACAACGGCTTATTCATCACCCGTGATAAGAACCCTGCGCCAGAAGTAA
- a CDS encoding glucan biosynthesis protein D gives MERRSFIKASLALAAYCGAPTMATLFTRSTQAAENIADGSASHFDFSTLKNLAADLSRKPFGGPPAELPKTLAELTPQAYNEIQYDANHSLWHDIPNRQLDVHLFHVGMGFKRRVRVYAVDQSQALAREIHFRPELFNYHNAGVDTQQLEGRDNLGFAGFKVNKAPELTRRDVVSFLGASYFRAVDDTYQYGLSARGLAIDTFTDKLEEFPDFVAFWFETPKASDTTFTVYALLDGPSATGAYRFVIHCEAQRVVMDIEKHIHARSDIKQLGISPMTSMFSCGTNERRMCDTIHPQIHDSDRLAMWRGNGEWVCRPLNNPQKLQFNAYQDDNPKGFGLLQLDHNFDNYQDVIGWYNQRPSLWVEPVGPWGKGSVNLLEIPTTGETLDNIVCFWQPAEPIKAGNEYSFRYRLYWSGEPPVSSPLARVKATRTGMGGFPEGWAPGEHFPDTWARRFGVDFVGGQLKASADKGIEPVITLSSGKVSNIEILYVKPMDGYRILFDWTPTSDAVDPVELRMFLRTGQEALSETWLYQYFPPPPDKRKYIDDRTMS, from the coding sequence ATGGAACGAAGATCATTTATCAAAGCGTCTCTGGCGCTGGCCGCTTACTGCGGCGCGCCGACCATGGCCACATTGTTTACACGTTCAACGCAGGCTGCGGAAAACATTGCCGACGGCAGCGCGAGCCACTTCGATTTCTCCACGCTGAAAAACCTGGCTGCCGATTTGTCACGCAAGCCTTTCGGCGGGCCGCCGGCGGAGTTGCCCAAAACCCTGGCGGAGCTTACGCCGCAGGCCTATAACGAAATTCAATACGACGCCAATCATTCGCTCTGGCACGACATTCCCAACCGCCAGCTGGATGTCCATTTATTCCACGTCGGTATGGGCTTCAAGCGCCGAGTGCGCGTTTACGCCGTGGACCAAAGCCAAGCCTTGGCGCGGGAAATCCATTTCCGGCCAGAATTATTTAACTACCATAACGCCGGCGTCGATACCCAGCAGTTGGAAGGGCGTGATAACCTCGGTTTTGCCGGTTTCAAGGTCAATAAGGCTCCGGAACTCACCCGGCGCGACGTGGTTTCCTTCCTTGGCGCCAGCTACTTCCGCGCGGTGGATGATACCTACCAGTACGGCCTGTCGGCTCGCGGTTTGGCCATCGACACGTTTACCGATAAGCTGGAAGAGTTTCCCGACTTTGTCGCCTTTTGGTTTGAAACGCCAAAAGCCAGCGATACCACCTTTACCGTCTACGCCCTGCTGGACGGCCCCAGCGCGACCGGCGCCTACCGCTTCGTTATCCACTGCGAGGCCCAGCGTGTCGTGATGGATATCGAAAAACACATTCATGCCCGCAGCGATATCAAACAGCTCGGGATCTCGCCGATGACCAGTATGTTTAGCTGCGGTACCAACGAGCGCCGCATGTGCGATACCATTCATCCGCAGATACATGACTCCGATCGGCTAGCGATGTGGCGCGGCAACGGCGAATGGGTGTGTCGACCGCTGAATAATCCGCAAAAATTGCAGTTTAACGCCTACCAGGATGACAATCCGAAAGGGTTCGGTTTGCTGCAGCTTGACCATAATTTCGACAACTATCAAGATGTTATCGGCTGGTACAATCAGCGGCCCAGTTTGTGGGTGGAGCCTGTCGGGCCCTGGGGCAAGGGCAGCGTGAATCTGCTGGAAATCCCGACCACCGGCGAGACGCTGGATAATATCGTCTGCTTTTGGCAGCCCGCCGAGCCGATTAAAGCCGGTAATGAATACAGTTTCCGCTATCGGCTTTACTGGAGCGGCGAGCCCCCTGTCAGCAGCCCGCTGGCCCGGGTTAAGGCGACCCGTACCGGCATGGGAGGATTTCCTGAAGGCTGGGCGCCCGGCGAGCATTTTCCAGATACCTGGGCGCGCCGTTTCGGCGTCGATTTCGTCGGCGGGCAGCTAAAAGCGTCGGCGGATAAAGGCATCGAGCCGGTCATCACACTGTCCAGCGGCAAGGTGAGCAATATTGAAATTCTGTATGTGAAACCGATGGATGGCTACCGCATTCTGTTCGACTGGACGCCCACCAGCGACGCTGTCGATCCCGTCGAGCTGCGTATGTTCCTGCGTACCGGGCAGGAGGCGCTGAGTGAAACCTGGCTATACCAGTATTTCCCGCCGCCGCCGGATAAACGCAAGTATATTGACGATCGCACGATGAGCTGA
- a CDS encoding ABC transporter substrate-binding protein, which yields MRLTQVWRIAAALPALMIMAASAATETVTLAWSPTPLMPQVEIALAKGYFNDAGINLRRINFPSGREAFEALLGGQVEAATLTEFPAITGALRQQPFGIVADVARYRGTRVISSAKYGPLRSVSDLAGLKIGTPLGTNTDYYLSQLLSQGGVSADRVNVAPVDLIPALLRGDIQAIVPFAGVESVARKALGADYRELQSESYQSHFLLAVSQGVINNKPAVVKGLLTALLRADADLKRDPAGAMALVATSMHGTLQQAALEAMWRDTDFGIQLQSDLPTLLASEGKWIVQQRIIKATDPSPQTLRPWLISAPLRALAPNAVDPSL from the coding sequence ATGAGATTAACGCAAGTTTGGCGCATTGCTGCGGCGTTACCGGCCCTAATGATCATGGCGGCGTCTGCCGCGACGGAAACGGTGACGCTTGCCTGGTCGCCGACCCCGCTGATGCCACAGGTAGAAATCGCCCTCGCTAAAGGTTACTTCAACGACGCCGGCATTAACCTGCGGCGCATTAATTTCCCCAGCGGCCGAGAAGCCTTCGAGGCGCTGTTGGGCGGGCAAGTGGAGGCGGCGACGTTAACCGAATTTCCCGCCATCACCGGCGCACTGCGTCAGCAGCCCTTTGGCATCGTTGCCGATGTCGCGCGCTACCGGGGTACGCGGGTCATCAGCTCGGCCAAATACGGCCCGCTGCGCAGCGTAAGCGATCTGGCCGGGCTGAAGATCGGCACGCCCCTCGGCACCAACACCGATTACTATCTGAGCCAACTGCTGAGCCAGGGGGGGGTGAGCGCGGATCGGGTCAATGTCGCGCCGGTGGATCTGATCCCCGCCCTACTCCGCGGCGATATCCAGGCCATAGTACCGTTCGCCGGCGTCGAAAGCGTCGCGCGCAAAGCGCTGGGCGCCGACTATCGCGAACTGCAAAGCGAAAGCTATCAATCCCACTTTCTACTGGCGGTGTCGCAGGGCGTTATCAACAACAAGCCCGCGGTGGTCAAAGGACTCCTGACGGCATTACTGCGCGCGGACGCCGATCTCAAACGCGATCCCGCCGGCGCCATGGCGCTGGTAGCCACATCCATGCACGGCACATTGCAGCAGGCCGCGCTGGAAGCGATGTGGCGCGATACCGATTTTGGTATTCAGTTGCAAAGTGATTTGCCAACGCTGCTGGCGTCGGAAGGGAAATGGATCGTACAACAACGCATCATCAAAGCCACCGATCCTTCGCCACAGACCCTGCGGCCCTGGCTTATCAGCGCGCCGCTGCGCGCGCTTGCCCCTAACGCAGTGGACCCGAGTCTGTAA
- a CDS encoding ABC transporter ATP-binding protein translates to MSGHVAIDDISIRYPARRQAPLALDVTRLELAPGTFSAIIGPSGCGKSTLLNAIAGFIAPASGQIRIDGRVLNGPDAQVGVIFQQYALFPWLTALGNVKFALKRFNLSRAERHRRALAALEEVGLASLCHHYPGQLSGGQKQRVGIARTLAFEPRVLLMDEPFGALDAQTRGVMQDLLLRVWQKHRATVLFITHDVDEALLLADRIDVMSAAPGKIIRSYSLNQPRPRALNRENATLLDIREEILSLLRPLAQPS, encoded by the coding sequence ATGTCAGGCCACGTTGCGATTGACGATATCAGTATCCGTTACCCCGCCCGGCGCCAGGCGCCATTGGCGCTGGACGTTACCCGCCTCGAGCTGGCGCCGGGCACCTTTAGCGCCATTATCGGACCGTCCGGCTGCGGCAAGTCGACCTTATTAAACGCGATTGCCGGTTTTATTGCGCCCGCCAGCGGCCAGATCCGGATTGACGGCCGCGTGCTGAACGGCCCGGATGCGCAGGTGGGGGTAATATTTCAGCAATATGCGCTGTTCCCCTGGCTGACGGCGCTGGGCAACGTGAAATTCGCGCTAAAGCGCTTCAATTTATCCCGGGCGGAACGGCATCGGCGCGCATTGGCGGCGCTAGAAGAGGTCGGTCTCGCCTCGCTATGCCATCATTATCCCGGCCAGTTATCCGGCGGCCAAAAACAGCGGGTGGGTATCGCCCGTACGCTGGCGTTTGAGCCGCGGGTATTGTTGATGGATGAGCCCTTTGGTGCGCTGGATGCACAAACGCGCGGGGTTATGCAGGATCTGCTGTTGCGCGTTTGGCAAAAACACCGGGCGACGGTGCTGTTTATTACCCACGATGTGGACGAAGCGCTGCTGCTGGCGGACCGCATCGATGTGATGTCCGCCGCGCCGGGCAAAATTATCCGCAGCTATAGCCTGAACCAGCCGCGGCCGCGGGCGCTCAATCGCGAGAATGCCACTCTGTTGGATATCCGCGAAGAGATTCTGTCATTACTGCGACCGCTGGCGCAGCCGTCATGA
- a CDS encoding ABC transporter permease — translation MSDVVANQVVSLLRPLLSFAAVLLLWSGLSALALFPETIVPSPWSVWAAAVDMASSGVLQSDLAISAGRAAAGFVIGASLGVVTGLLTGRIALFRLLLAPFLHLMRPIPAIALIPVAIVWFGIGEGSKYFVIAYTVFLTVWFNTHHGMEYVPEIYLRAARSLGASRLREFFVVVIPAAAPHIFAGIRLGVALAFLSLVAAELSGASSGIGYRLQEARQYISTDRMFALLIELGILGALMDALIHRIGRRLVHWQQY, via the coding sequence ATGTCTGATGTTGTCGCTAACCAAGTCGTCTCGCTGCTGCGTCCCCTGCTCTCTTTCGCCGCCGTATTGCTGCTGTGGAGCGGCCTGTCGGCGCTGGCGCTGTTCCCTGAAACGATTGTGCCCTCGCCGTGGAGCGTGTGGGCGGCGGCGGTGGACATGGCGAGTAGCGGCGTGCTGCAAAGCGATTTGGCTATTTCGGCCGGCAGGGCGGCCGCGGGCTTTGTTATCGGTGCCAGCCTGGGCGTTGTCACCGGGCTATTAACCGGGCGGATAGCGCTATTTCGCCTCTTGCTGGCGCCCTTTTTGCATCTGATGCGGCCTATTCCGGCCATCGCGCTTATTCCGGTGGCGATTGTTTGGTTCGGCATCGGCGAGGGGTCAAAGTATTTCGTTATTGCCTATACGGTCTTTTTGACGGTGTGGTTCAACACCCATCACGGCATGGAGTACGTCCCGGAAATCTATTTGCGCGCCGCGCGTTCGCTGGGCGCCAGCCGTCTGCGGGAATTTTTCGTGGTGGTGATCCCGGCCGCCGCCCCGCATATTTTCGCCGGCATCCGACTGGGCGTCGCGCTGGCTTTTTTAAGCCTGGTAGCCGCCGAATTGTCCGGCGCCTCGTCCGGCATCGGTTACCGGTTACAGGAGGCCCGACAATATATCAGTACCGATCGCATGTTCGCCCTGCTCATTGAGCTTGGGATCCTCGGCGCGCTCATGGACGCCCTAATCCACCGCATCGGGCGCCGCCTGGTGCATTGGCAACAATACTAA
- a CDS encoding aryl-sulfate sulfotransferase, whose protein sequence is MSQTATLCDQVTVRRRATGLILNDRQRSAGGFTLFAPQTAQGKVYLIDSDGDIAHQWQLPVRPGRDAVILPNGNLAYNGSHATSAALYPAWDIWHGGDFYEVTPGGDIVWHYEDIHHHHDAQWLANGHLLYTAAEPIPAAIAARICGGDPRRDAPDGVIQGDVVREVNRAGEIVWEWRSWQHLRPEDFPVQAIFDRRHWPMINGLSLTPEGLVLMSLRVTSGVVAVSRASGEVVWHVGHDVLAQQHTPVQTASGTVLVFDNGNVRAGVTSPHSRALEFDPHSGNITWQYSDPLPPAFFSPYMGSAQRLANGNTFICESAFGRLFEVTPEGETVWEYVIPFFAEYPDSVKGVISGHQNSAFRAHRYPAAAIPWLPTGHA, encoded by the coding sequence ATGTCCCAAACCGCAACCCTCTGTGATCAAGTAACGGTACGCCGGCGCGCCACCGGCCTCATCCTGAACGACCGGCAGCGCAGCGCGGGTGGCTTTACCCTGTTTGCGCCGCAAACGGCGCAGGGGAAGGTGTACCTGATAGATAGCGACGGCGACATCGCCCATCAATGGCAATTGCCGGTACGGCCGGGACGTGATGCGGTGATCCTGCCCAATGGCAACCTGGCTTATAACGGGAGTCACGCCACGTCTGCCGCGCTGTATCCGGCCTGGGATATTTGGCACGGCGGCGATTTTTATGAAGTCACGCCCGGTGGCGATATCGTTTGGCATTATGAGGACATTCACCATCATCACGATGCCCAATGGCTGGCCAACGGCCATCTGCTTTACACCGCCGCGGAGCCTATTCCGGCGGCGATTGCCGCGCGCATTTGCGGCGGCGACCCGCGCCGGGATGCCCCTGACGGCGTTATCCAGGGGGATGTGGTGCGGGAAGTGAATCGCGCGGGGGAGATTGTTTGGGAATGGCGTTCCTGGCAACACCTGCGGCCGGAAGATTTCCCGGTGCAGGCTATTTTTGATCGTCGCCACTGGCCCATGATCAATGGCCTGTCCTTGACCCCCGAGGGCCTGGTGCTGATGAGTCTACGCGTTACCTCGGGGGTAGTGGCGGTCAGCCGCGCCAGCGGCGAAGTGGTCTGGCATGTAGGCCATGACGTCCTGGCGCAGCAGCATACCCCGGTGCAGACCGCCAGCGGGACGGTACTGGTGTTTGATAACGGCAACGTGCGCGCCGGCGTCACCTCGCCGCACTCCAGAGCGCTGGAGTTCGATCCGCACAGCGGCAACATTACCTGGCAATACAGCGATCCGCTGCCGCCGGCCTTTTTCTCGCCCTATATGGGCAGCGCCCAGCGGTTGGCCAATGGCAATACCTTTATTTGCGAATCGGCGTTCGGTCGACTGTTTGAAGTCACCCCCGAGGGCGAAACGGTTTGGGAGTATGTCATTCCCTTCTTCGCTGAATATCCAGACAGCGTGAAAGGGGTGATAAGCGGCCATCAAAACAGCGCCTTTCGCGCCCACCGCTATCCGGCGGCGGCGATCCCTTGGCTACCGACCGGGCATGCCTGA
- a CDS encoding LacI family DNA-binding transcriptional regulator — protein sequence MSAAPPPPESLARRATLIDVARRAGVSPATVSNAINGRRYVEAGTRLRIEAAISELGYIPNLRARGLRTGKANTIALFSSMPAAVSSGPAKLGFMMEVAMTAALAALEKKLALILVPPQSLGVEDLEMDGALVIEPCVDDPYLSGLRRRGVPVVSIGRPPDTEAVMPFVDLQSAQTAALLLAHLSASGARDIALFIGDTGRSAYQDTEQDYLRYAAQHGIVPRVYRLNETDGEQAGFQAALALRRDAPQVDGVLILVDTFAAGAVRAFTQSGVSIPQEMRIATRYDGIRARETWPGLTAVNLHLDDVARLAIDQLFLLMSGQTPRQPCLSRGAELVIRGSTRRGPPVASV from the coding sequence ATGTCCGCTGCTCCGCCACCGCCTGAGAGTTTAGCCCGTCGCGCCACATTGATTGATGTTGCCCGTCGCGCCGGCGTCTCGCCTGCGACCGTCTCCAATGCCATCAACGGGCGGCGGTATGTGGAAGCCGGTACCCGCCTGCGCATCGAAGCGGCGATTAGCGAACTGGGGTATATCCCCAATCTGCGCGCCCGCGGTTTGCGTACCGGCAAAGCCAATACGATTGCGCTGTTTTCTTCCATGCCTGCCGCCGTCTCATCCGGACCCGCCAAACTGGGTTTTATGATGGAAGTGGCGATGACCGCGGCCCTGGCGGCGTTGGAAAAAAAACTGGCGCTTATTTTGGTGCCGCCGCAAAGTTTGGGCGTAGAGGATCTGGAAATGGATGGCGCTTTAGTGATCGAGCCGTGCGTGGACGACCCTTATCTTAGCGGGCTGCGGCGGCGGGGTGTGCCGGTGGTGTCTATCGGCAGGCCGCCGGACACCGAGGCCGTGATGCCCTTCGTGGATTTGCAATCGGCGCAGACCGCCGCGCTGCTGTTGGCCCACCTCAGCGCCAGCGGCGCGCGCGATATTGCCCTGTTTATCGGCGATACCGGCCGCAGCGCTTATCAGGACACCGAACAAGACTATTTGCGCTATGCGGCGCAGCACGGCATTGTGCCGCGCGTTTATCGGTTAAATGAGACCGATGGCGAACAGGCGGGGTTCCAGGCGGCGCTGGCGCTGCGGCGGGACGCGCCGCAGGTGGATGGCGTTTTGATCCTGGTCGATACGTTTGCCGCCGGCGCGGTGCGTGCTTTTACTCAATCGGGCGTGTCAATTCCCCAGGAGATGCGTATCGCGACCCGCTATGACGGTATCCGCGCCCGCGAAACCTGGCCGGGGCTGACGGCGGTGAATCTGCATCTGGATGACGTGGCCAGGCTGGCCATCGATCAACTTTTTTTGTTGATGTCCGGCCAGACACCTCGGCAACCCTGCTTGAGCCGGGGCGCGGAATTGGTTATCAGAGGCTCTACCCGCCGGGGGCCGCCGGTAGCATCGGTCTAA
- a CDS encoding catalase, whose amino-acid sequence MKDKTLLTTASGIPVADNQNSRSAGARGPLMLDDFHLVEKLAHFNREVIPERRVHAKGSGAYGTFRVTQDIRRLTTASPFEHIGKETPVLLRFSTVGGERGSADTERDPRGFALKFYTEQGNWDVVGNNTPVFFIRDPLKFPDFIHTQKRDPATNLKSPQMMWDFWSLSPESLHQVTILFSDRGIPDGYRFMHGFGSHTYSLINAEGERVFIKWHFKTLQGIKNLSVEEASRLAGSDPDYAQRDLFGAIERGDYPRWRVCIQVMTELEAAQRQENPFDVTKVWSQKTHPLQEVGILELNRNPDNYFAEVEQAAFAPSNVVPGIGLSPDKMLQGRVFAYADAQRYRIGTNYQQLPVNAPRCPYHNYQRDGAMRFDGNGGGTPNYEPNSHGAAPRQAPAFREPPLNFSGPADRYDHREDEDYYSQAGDLYRLMDPQQKSQLTANLVRALASVTRDVQLRQIAHFLRADAHYGRAVARGLGIEDDILTSASA is encoded by the coding sequence ATGAAAGATAAAACGCTGTTAACTACCGCCAGCGGTATCCCGGTGGCCGATAATCAAAACTCCCGTTCCGCCGGCGCGCGCGGCCCCTTGATGCTGGATGATTTTCATCTGGTGGAAAAACTGGCCCATTTTAACCGCGAGGTCATTCCCGAGCGGCGCGTGCATGCCAAAGGCTCCGGCGCCTATGGGACATTCCGCGTGACGCAGGACATCCGCCGTTTGACGACGGCGTCGCCGTTTGAGCACATCGGCAAAGAGACCCCGGTATTACTGCGCTTTTCAACCGTTGGCGGTGAACGTGGCTCGGCGGATACCGAGCGCGATCCGCGCGGTTTCGCGCTGAAATTCTATACCGAGCAGGGTAACTGGGACGTGGTCGGTAATAACACGCCGGTATTTTTTATCCGCGATCCGCTGAAGTTTCCTGATTTCATCCATACGCAAAAACGGGATCCGGCAACCAATTTAAAATCGCCGCAAATGATGTGGGACTTTTGGTCGTTATCGCCGGAATCGCTGCATCAGGTCACCATTCTGTTTTCCGATCGCGGTATTCCCGACGGTTACCGTTTTATGCATGGTTTTGGCAGCCATACCTACAGCCTGATTAACGCTGAAGGCGAGCGCGTCTTTATTAAATGGCATTTTAAAACGCTGCAGGGCATTAAAAATCTGTCGGTGGAAGAGGCCAGCCGCCTGGCGGGCAGCGACCCGGATTATGCGCAACGGGATCTGTTCGGCGCTATCGAGCGGGGTGATTATCCGCGCTGGCGGGTGTGTATCCAGGTCATGACCGAGCTGGAAGCCGCGCAGCGCCAGGAAAACCCTTTCGATGTCACTAAAGTCTGGTCGCAGAAAACCCATCCGCTGCAGGAAGTGGGTATCCTGGAACTTAACCGGAACCCGGATAACTACTTCGCGGAGGTTGAGCAAGCGGCGTTCGCCCCCAGCAACGTGGTCCCCGGCATCGGTCTGTCGCCGGATAAAATGCTACAGGGGCGGGTTTTCGCCTATGCCGATGCGCAACGTTACCGCATTGGCACCAATTATCAGCAGCTGCCGGTCAATGCGCCGCGCTGTCCCTATCACAATTACCAACGTGACGGCGCCATGCGCTTTGACGGCAACGGCGGCGGTACGCCCAATTATGAGCCAAACAGCCACGGCGCCGCGCCGCGTCAGGCGCCCGCGTTCAGGGAGCCGCCGCTGAATTTCAGTGGCCCGGCGGATCGTTACGATCACCGTGAGGATGAAGATTACTATAGCCAGGCCGGCGATCTTTACCGCTTGATGGACCCGCAGCAAAAAAGTCAGCTGACGGCCAATCTGGTCAGAGCCCTGGCTTCGGTGACCCGCGATGTCCAACTGCGGCAAATCGCGCATTTCCTGCGGGCGGATGCGCATTATGGCCGCGCGGTGGCCCGGGGATTGGGAATAGAAGACGACATACTGACATCGGCCAGCGCTTGA
- a CDS encoding thiol-disulfide oxidoreductase DCC family protein: MPETTHRPTRPKLYVIKNPRRLPPPHLSTGDRVMLFDGECVLCRRMIQCLIRIDSRQRIRLATVQSPPGQALLRWAGLPVDNFNTIAYIAQGQVSVRSEAFLQALNQLGWPWRALAVMRILPRGLRDRLYDGVARHRYRWFGKLPAGTLPPDDKGGNRYLDHGQDCPKSGSAG; the protein is encoded by the coding sequence ATGCCGGAAACCACACACCGTCCCACTCGACCGAAGCTGTATGTGATTAAAAACCCGCGCCGCTTGCCGCCGCCTCATCTGTCCACCGGCGACCGGGTAATGCTGTTTGACGGCGAATGCGTGCTGTGCCGACGGATGATACAATGTTTAATTCGTATCGATAGCCGTCAGCGTATTCGGCTTGCCACCGTACAATCGCCGCCGGGTCAGGCGTTGTTGCGCTGGGCCGGTTTGCCGGTGGATAATTTTAATACCATCGCCTACATCGCCCAGGGGCAGGTTTCGGTGCGTTCGGAAGCCTTCTTGCAGGCGTTGAACCAGCTGGGCTGGCCGTGGCGGGCGCTGGCGGTGATGCGCATCCTGCCGCGCGGGCTGCGCGACAGGCTTTATGACGGCGTGGCCCGCCATCGCTATCGCTGGTTCGGTAAACTGCCCGCCGGAACCCTGCCGCCGGACGATAAAGGCGGCAACCGCTATCTCGATCACGGTCAAGACTGCCCCAAGAGCGGTTCCGCCGGTTAA